The Oscillatoria salina IIICB1 nucleotide sequence TAATTGAAGATTGCACGATCCGGAAAATTACGCACCAAGACGCAAAGAAATATAGTAAGCTATCAAAATTTAAAGCAGTTATTTCTCCCACCCCAATTTTTGTAATGAATAATACCAAACGTTCTTGGGTTATATTTTCTCTCGCCAGCGCCTTTTTTTTCACTGCGGGATGTGCTGGACTTCCTTCAGAAGAAGAAACAACAAATATACCACAAACCAGTTCAAGACAAGAAACTTTACCACCCGAACCACCACCCGAACTACAAGCCAAACCAACTCCTTTACCCGAACCAGAAACAGCAATAGTAGCAGTTAGCATTTCTCAAGAAATAAATCAAACCAACCCCACCGACGACTTACAACCCATACCTCTCGATAAAGATTTAGCAGGAGAATTTTTAGATATACGCGGAGTTGGTGATGCAGCAATGGCGCTTACTCACCAACAACCTTTAAACTTAAATCAAAATTTACCTCAAGGAGTTCCCGCCGACTTTGGACAGCGTTTAGATGCCTTTGACCCCACCGGAAAATCATACCGTGGCGACTTAACTTTTATCAATTGGGAAACCACAGTTGGTACTCGCTGTAACCAATTTTGGGCTCCTTTAGGACCTCGTTCATTTGCATTTATGTCCCATCCAGATAACTTAGTTGGTGCTTACGAACGTGGCTTTAATTTAATCGGTTTAGCGAATAATCATACCAGAGATTGTCCCAATGCCGAAGAAGGCTTAGACGGCGCTGCGGTTTCCGCCCGTCACC carries:
- a CDS encoding CapA family protein, which translates into the protein MNNTKRSWVIFSLASAFFFTAGCAGLPSEEETTNIPQTSSRQETLPPEPPPELQAKPTPLPEPETAIVAVSISQEINQTNPTDDLQPIPLDKDLAGEFLDIRGVGDAAMALTHQQPLNLNQNLPQGVPADFGQRLDAFDPTGKSYRGDLTFINWETTVGTRCNQFWAPLGPRSFAFMSHPDNLVGAYERGFNLIGLANNHTRDCPNAEEGLDGAAVSARHLERLSQETNANWLWDGVGTQKEATVKTLEIKGRPVKVAFASLYIAEGDCTYVTCIKDELTVLRSLRDADADIRILAMHSWTSETQQQLTNIGVKFLKHFDGDIVFGHGPHVWKPVRVVESERGKKGVMFESLGNFIHPSLLPRAENIIGRALFDLDTLELRQVQIIPIYVDRVSVSFGSAPNPTALSANLNWQSVNDPTWQSGVNSQVKAAYSNIRD